In Alkaliphilus flagellatus, one DNA window encodes the following:
- a CDS encoding Nif3-like dinuclear metal center hexameric protein has protein sequence MSIKVGDITQIIENLAPLSYAYKWDNVGLQLGSKEDSVTVVLTALEITEDILDEAIKNNVNMIVTHHPMIFSPLKNITKEDMKGKLIYKAIQNNISIYAAHTNIDAASGGLNDYIADRLNIKDTKILEEVGDNIYPIENEESSSGIGRVGRLNNPKTLAELVTEIKEQINIKYIRVAGDLEATIENVAVINGSGADLIQSAIYKGCQCVITGDVKYHDAQDAISQGINVIDIEHYHSEKFFANFLADYLSDEVRKRGLNVNIIASSIDINPFQTL, from the coding sequence GTGTCTATAAAAGTAGGCGATATAACTCAGATTATCGAGAATTTAGCCCCTTTAAGCTACGCATATAAATGGGATAATGTAGGTTTACAATTAGGCAGTAAAGAAGATAGTGTAACTGTTGTTTTGACAGCACTAGAAATAACGGAAGATATTTTAGACGAAGCTATTAAAAATAATGTTAATATGATTGTTACTCACCATCCAATGATTTTCTCTCCATTAAAAAATATTACAAAGGAAGATATGAAGGGAAAGCTTATTTATAAGGCTATTCAAAACAATATTAGTATTTATGCTGCCCATACTAATATAGATGCGGCATCTGGAGGATTAAACGATTATATTGCAGATAGATTAAATATAAAAGATACAAAGATTTTAGAAGAAGTAGGAGATAATATTTATCCTATAGAAAATGAAGAATCATCCAGTGGAATTGGAAGAGTTGGAAGGTTAAATAATCCTAAAACACTAGCTGAGCTGGTAACAGAAATTAAAGAACAAATTAATATTAAATATATTAGAGTAGCAGGAGATTTAGAAGCTACTATTGAAAATGTAGCTGTAATTAATGGAAGTGGTGCGGATCTTATACAGTCGGCCATCTATAAAGGCTGTCAATGTGTAATTACTGGAGATGTAAAGTATCACGATGCTCAAGATGCAATTTCCCAGGGAATAAATGTAATTGATATTGAACATTACCATAGCGAAAAATTTTTTGCTAACTTTTTAGCCGACTATTTATCTGATGAAGTAAGAAAAAGAGGATTGAATGT
- a CDS encoding tRNA (adenine(22)-N(1))-methyltransferase, which produces MMVPFVNDNLIAKFKRGDLELSIRLTPRLQKIADQVIEGDVVADIGTDHGYIPIYLLKNKISPFVIAGDINEKPLESAENNIKKYSLSDKAETRLGSGLSILKPGEVDTVIVAGMGGLLISDLLTTSKKVVEKLNTLILQPMQAQPELRKYLINNGFTIEKDILVKEDHHIYEIIVAKHGIQEIRDQICYEIGFHINSNPKPLAIEYINGKIRATKMVIENISNNASEPSVEKLKEMNVKLKKLEEVLECL; this is translated from the coding sequence ATGATGGTACCTTTTGTAAATGATAATTTAATAGCTAAATTTAAAAGAGGTGATTTAGAATTGAGCATAAGACTAACTCCGAGATTACAAAAAATAGCAGATCAAGTTATAGAAGGAGATGTTGTAGCGGATATAGGAACAGATCATGGATATATTCCTATATACTTATTGAAAAATAAAATAAGTCCCTTTGTAATAGCAGGGGATATTAACGAAAAGCCTTTAGAGAGTGCTGAAAATAATATTAAAAAATATAGTCTTTCAGATAAGGCAGAAACTAGACTAGGAAGTGGACTTTCAATCTTAAAACCTGGTGAAGTAGATACTGTTATTGTTGCAGGTATGGGTGGATTATTAATAAGTGATTTATTAACTACTTCAAAGAAAGTGGTAGAAAAACTTAATACCTTAATTCTTCAGCCCATGCAAGCCCAGCCAGAACTAAGAAAGTATTTAATAAACAATGGTTTTACTATAGAAAAGGACATATTAGTTAAAGAGGACCATCATATTTATGAAATTATTGTAGCAAAACATGGGATACAAGAAATAAGGGATCAAATTTGTTATGAAATTGGATTTCACATAAATAGTAATCCAAAACCATTAGCTATTGAGTATATTAATGGGAAAATAAGGGCAACAAAAATGGTTATAGAAAACATATCCAATAATGCTTCTGAGCCTTCGGTTGAAAAATTAAAAGAGATGAATGTTAAACTAAAAAAACTAGAGGAGGTGCTTGAGTGTCTATAA